In Halobaculum sp. XH14, a single genomic region encodes these proteins:
- a CDS encoding CARDB domain-containing protein: MASGGVAEMVLFIAALLVAASVAGTLTSEVTRLGDAVSARSLDVAQDVRTDMEIVSDPAAGVYNASGNGNVTLYVRNTGSSTLRADASTFDVLLDGQYRTNVTVSPVEGGTSWVEGEVVEVSVHAPDLPAGDHRVKLVVNADEEVLQFRT; the protein is encoded by the coding sequence ATGGCGAGCGGTGGCGTCGCGGAGATGGTGCTGTTCATCGCCGCGCTGCTCGTCGCGGCCTCCGTCGCCGGGACCCTGACCAGCGAGGTCACCAGGCTCGGTGACGCCGTCAGCGCGCGCTCGCTCGACGTCGCACAGGACGTGCGCACGGACATGGAGATCGTTTCGGACCCGGCCGCGGGGGTGTACAACGCCTCGGGGAACGGCAACGTGACGCTGTACGTCCGGAACACGGGATCCTCGACGCTCAGGGCGGACGCCTCCACGTTCGACGTGCTGCTCGACGGGCAGTACCGGACGAACGTGACGGTCTCGCCCGTCGAGGGTGGAACGAGCTGGGTCGAAGGGGAGGTCGTGGAGGTGTCCGTCCACGCGCCGGACCTCCCGGCCGGTGACCACCGGGTGAAGCTGGTGGTCAACGCGGACGAGGAGGTGTTGCAGTTCCGCACATGA
- a CDS encoding ATPase domain-containing protein, giving the protein MSRNSPRDNLLSIGLPERDQLNKELGGGIPRGSIVLMEGDYGAGKSALSQRFSYGLVDEGASVTLLSTELTVSGFIDQMYSLEYDVTKPLLNEELLFLAADFDSGGAFSDDDGDRKELLKRLMEAETMWNSDVVILDTFDSILRNDPTFEALVRNNEERQAALEIISFFRDMISNGKVIVLTVDPSAVGEEAIGPFRSIADVFLELQMIEVGSDVRRNISVKRFAGMGSQVGDTIGFSVRSGTGIVIESRSVA; this is encoded by the coding sequence ATGAGCCGGAACAGCCCACGGGACAACCTCCTGTCCATCGGTCTGCCCGAGCGCGATCAGCTCAACAAGGAGCTCGGCGGCGGCATCCCGCGCGGGAGCATCGTCCTCATGGAGGGCGACTACGGCGCGGGCAAGTCCGCGCTCTCCCAGCGGTTCAGCTACGGCCTCGTCGACGAGGGCGCGAGCGTCACCCTGCTCTCGACGGAGCTGACCGTCTCCGGGTTCATCGACCAGATGTACTCGCTGGAGTACGACGTGACGAAGCCGCTGCTCAACGAGGAGCTGCTGTTCCTCGCTGCCGACTTCGACTCGGGCGGGGCGTTCTCCGACGACGACGGCGACCGGAAGGAGCTGCTGAAGCGGCTGATGGAGGCCGAGACGATGTGGAACTCCGACGTCGTCATCCTCGACACGTTCGACTCCATCCTCCGGAACGACCCCACCTTCGAGGCGCTCGTCCGGAACAACGAGGAGCGACAGGCCGCCCTCGAGATCATCTCCTTCTTCCGGGACATGATCTCCAACGGGAAGGTCATCGTTCTCACGGTCGACCCCTCGGCGGTCGGCGAGGAGGCGATCGGCCCGTTCCGCTCGATCGCCGACGTCTTCCTCGAACTCCAGATGATCGAGGTCGGCAGCGACGTGCGGCGGAACATCTCGGTGAAACGCTTCGCCGGCATGGGTAGCCAGGTCGGCGACACCATCGGCTTCTCCGTGCGCTCGGGCACGGGGATCGTCATCGAATCGAGGAGCGTCGCGTGA
- a CDS encoding type II/IV secretion system ATPase subunit, with the protein MTDQGMAKPSSELKQLAMKRPHLREHLQKFKQITGEFPLFVDEIDGEHEARRPNVLYPVGGPIFCHVYGDFGQDTKYYAVEPTLSSAEEQVLGTVKGKLLNKSGHHEAPDQETGYDDLIEELLEDVTVIAEEQDEYGPLSKVMNFGRTEVSKQTYENIRYRLNRDIVGFGPLEPVMRDPENEDIHVIGPKECHVDHGVFGMLETTVDFGTPTEFDNWLRNMGERMGDPVSDSNPIVDSTLPDGSRINIIYSDDVSIKGSSLTIRQGEETPLSINQITNWGTLSPELAAYLWLCLENEQTVFVVGETASGKTTTLNSILSYIPRDSKIYTAEDTAEVVPPHSTWQQLLTREGDGGEANDVDMFDLVAAALRSRPDYIIVGEVRGAEGRMAFQAAQTGHPVMLTFHASDIVSMIQRFTSDPINVPETFMDNADVALFQNRVKQGDKVLRRVTSVQEIEGYSKEMDGVVTREVFNWDPVEDEIVFRGMNNSYVLEEQIATLLGYADTRDIYDDLSFRADLVDRMIQEGILGYHEVNEAITSFQRDGVDGLPFDMHRSVR; encoded by the coding sequence ATGACCGACCAGGGGATGGCGAAGCCGTCGAGCGAGCTGAAACAGCTCGCGATGAAGCGCCCGCACCTCCGGGAGCATCTCCAGAAGTTCAAGCAGATCACCGGCGAGTTCCCCCTGTTCGTCGACGAGATCGACGGCGAGCACGAGGCCCGCCGGCCGAACGTGCTCTACCCGGTCGGCGGCCCCATCTTCTGTCACGTCTACGGCGACTTCGGACAGGACACGAAGTACTACGCCGTCGAGCCGACGCTCTCCTCTGCCGAGGAGCAGGTGCTCGGCACCGTGAAGGGGAAGCTGCTGAACAAGAGCGGGCACCACGAGGCCCCCGACCAGGAGACGGGTTACGACGACCTCATCGAGGAACTGCTCGAGGACGTCACCGTCATCGCCGAGGAGCAGGACGAGTACGGCCCGCTCTCGAAGGTGATGAACTTCGGCCGGACCGAGGTGTCGAAACAGACCTACGAGAACATCCGCTACCGGCTGAACCGCGACATCGTGGGCTTTGGCCCGCTCGAACCCGTGATGCGCGACCCGGAGAACGAGGACATCCACGTCATCGGCCCGAAGGAGTGTCACGTCGACCACGGCGTGTTCGGGATGCTGGAGACGACCGTCGACTTCGGGACGCCGACCGAGTTCGACAACTGGCTGCGCAACATGGGCGAGCGGATGGGCGACCCCGTCTCCGACTCGAACCCCATCGTCGACTCGACGCTGCCGGACGGGTCGCGTATCAACATCATCTACTCCGACGACGTCTCGATCAAGGGCTCCTCGCTCACCATCCGTCAGGGCGAGGAGACGCCGCTCTCGATCAACCAGATCACCAACTGGGGGACGCTCAGCCCCGAACTGGCCGCGTACCTCTGGCTCTGTCTCGAGAACGAGCAGACGGTGTTCGTGGTCGGGGAGACGGCCTCGGGGAAGACGACGACGCTGAACTCCATCCTCTCGTACATCCCGCGGGACTCGAAGATCTACACCGCGGAGGACACCGCCGAGGTCGTCCCGCCCCACAGCACCTGGCAGCAGCTGCTCACCCGTGAGGGAGACGGCGGCGAGGCGAACGACGTGGACATGTTCGACCTCGTCGCGGCCGCGCTGCGTTCCCGCCCCGACTACATCATCGTCGGCGAGGTGCGTGGCGCCGAGGGTCGCATGGCGTTCCAGGCGGCCCAGACCGGCCACCCGGTCATGCTGACGTTCCACGCGAGCGACATCGTCTCGATGATCCAGCGGTTCACCTCCGACCCCATCAACGTGCCCGAGACGTTCATGGACAACGCCGACGTGGCGCTGTTCCAGAACCGGGTGAAGCAGGGCGACAAGGTGCTCCGTCGGGTCACCTCGGTCCAGGAGATCGAGGGGTACTCCAAGGAGATGGACGGGGTCGTCACCCGCGAGGTGTTCAACTGGGACCCCGTCGAGGACGAGATCGTCTTCCGCGGGATGAACAACTCCTACGTGCTGGAAGAACAGATCGCAACCCTGCTGGGATACGCGGACACCCGCGACATCTACGACGACCTCTCGTTCCGCGCGGACCTGGTCGACCGGATGATCCAGGAGGGGATCCTCGGCTACCACGAGGTGAACGAGGCCATCACGTCGTTCCAGCGCGACGGCGTCGACGGGCTCCCCTTCGACATGCACCGTTCAGTGAGGTAA
- the flaJ gene encoding archaellar assembly protein FlaJ translates to MSTGTGSGNSDLFPESLSELVSELLDAYDELDMPKRQYVGYVLLPALGFFLLTLAGAVLLPFPLSVRLPVPMLGLLVFGSAVAYPKLYLNARKVAIENQLHLVMTHMTVLSTTNIDRMEVFRTLAAEEEYGAAADELGRIVHLVDTWNQSLDDALRRRAMEVPSDAFSDFFDRLGYTIGAGQSIEEFLLSEQDAVIQNYITVYEGALGNLEVMKDLYMSMILSMTFALVFAIVLPILTGDNPTLTVSAVIVMFMLVQLGFYVMIRAMSPHDPVWFHSEQGAPTDLRLWGSLVIGVGLTFVFVSVVGAGLFGYGPGLPGMLFFLDETPLPLYICVPITPMAITGVMLRIEERKISERDDEFPSFVRALGAAESAKQSTTGDVLRTLHEKDFGSLTPAIVRLYRRLNIRIDPSQSWHTFAADTRSYLIQKFSDMYLEGREMGGQPKMLGELISSNMNTVMQLREQRRQATVTMIGLLYGITAASSFAFFIGLQVVDILADLSEQFSVQDAGGIGQIIYPGVYDIPLIQFLLLIVILFNAVLSSVMIRTIDGGNKANAYLHFVLMTWLGCGVAIFTQRMVTQILTI, encoded by the coding sequence ATGAGCACCGGCACCGGCAGCGGGAACTCGGACCTGTTCCCCGAATCGCTCTCGGAACTCGTTTCCGAGCTGCTGGACGCCTACGACGAGCTGGACATGCCCAAGCGGCAGTACGTGGGCTACGTCCTGCTGCCCGCGCTGGGCTTTTTCCTGCTCACGCTCGCCGGGGCCGTCCTGTTGCCGTTCCCGCTGTCGGTTCGTCTCCCGGTTCCCATGCTGGGCCTGCTCGTGTTCGGGTCCGCGGTCGCGTACCCGAAGCTGTACCTCAACGCCCGGAAGGTCGCCATCGAGAACCAGCTCCACCTCGTGATGACCCACATGACCGTGCTGTCGACGACGAACATCGACCGGATGGAGGTGTTCCGCACGCTCGCGGCAGAAGAGGAGTACGGCGCCGCCGCGGACGAACTGGGACGCATCGTTCACCTGGTCGACACGTGGAACCAGTCGCTCGACGACGCGCTCCGTCGCCGGGCCATGGAGGTTCCATCCGACGCCTTCTCGGACTTCTTCGACCGGCTCGGCTACACGATCGGCGCGGGCCAGTCCATCGAGGAGTTCCTGCTCTCGGAACAGGACGCGGTCATCCAGAACTACATCACGGTGTACGAGGGCGCGCTGGGGAACCTGGAGGTCATGAAGGACCTCTACATGTCGATGATCCTCTCGATGACGTTCGCGCTGGTGTTCGCCATCGTGCTCCCGATCCTGACCGGCGACAACCCGACGCTCACCGTCTCGGCGGTCATTGTCATGTTCATGCTGGTCCAGCTCGGCTTCTACGTCATGATCCGGGCGATGTCGCCCCACGACCCGGTGTGGTTCCACTCCGAGCAGGGCGCGCCGACCGACCTCCGGCTCTGGGGAAGCCTCGTCATCGGCGTCGGGCTCACGTTCGTGTTCGTGAGCGTCGTCGGCGCGGGGCTGTTCGGCTACGGTCCGGGGCTGCCGGGGATGCTGTTCTTCCTCGACGAGACGCCGCTTCCGCTGTACATCTGCGTGCCGATCACCCCGATGGCGATCACCGGCGTCATGCTCCGCATCGAGGAGCGCAAGATCAGCGAGCGCGACGACGAGTTCCCGTCATTCGTCCGCGCGCTGGGTGCGGCGGAGTCGGCCAAGCAGTCGACGACCGGCGACGTGTTGCGGACGCTCCACGAGAAGGACTTCGGCTCGCTCACCCCGGCCATCGTCCGGCTCTACCGCCGGCTCAACATCCGGATCGATCCCTCCCAGTCGTGGCACACGTTCGCCGCCGACACGCGGTCGTACCTCATCCAGAAGTTCTCGGACATGTACCTCGAGGGGCGCGAGATGGGCGGACAGCCCAAGATGCTCGGCGAGCTCATCTCCTCGAACATGAACACGGTGATGCAGCTGCGCGAGCAGCGCAGACAGGCGACCGTGACGATGATCGGCCTGCTGTACGGCATCACCGCGGCCTCGTCGTTCGCGTTCTTCATCGGCCTCCAGGTCGTCGACATCCTCGCGGACCTCTCCGAGCAGTTCAGCGTCCAGGACGCCGGCGGCATCGGGCAGATCATCTACCCCGGCGTGTACGACATCCCGCTCATCCAGTTCCTCCTGCTGATCGTCATCCTGTTCAACGCCGTCCTCTCGTCGGTGATGATCCGGACCATCGACGGCGGCAACAAGGCGAACGCCTACCTCCACTTCGTCCTGATGACGTGGCTGGGCTGTGGCGTCGCCATCTTCACCCAGCGGATGGTGACCCAGATCCTGACGATCTGA
- a CDS encoding dolichol kinase: MTSELGRRGVHVSGTGIPLLYVLGLATWTELRLFLVGLVVVVFVLEFLRLVVGLDHAVYDRLTREYEADNVAGYALYMVGMAVAAFAFAPEVAVPAMLMLSIGDPVSGYLGSNDATTAKELGVLGVMFLVCFALAVPFTAPSRPPTVGVAVAAAGALGATAADGLKPVVRGYVIDDNLTIPPAAGVAMTAVLLFVGG, from the coding sequence ATGACGAGCGAACTCGGGCGGCGGGGGGTACACGTCTCCGGGACGGGGATCCCGCTGCTGTACGTGCTCGGGCTGGCGACGTGGACGGAGTTGCGACTGTTCCTCGTCGGGCTCGTCGTCGTCGTCTTCGTCCTGGAGTTCCTCCGGCTCGTCGTCGGGCTCGACCACGCCGTCTACGACCGGCTCACCCGCGAGTACGAGGCCGACAACGTCGCCGGCTACGCGCTCTACATGGTCGGGATGGCGGTCGCCGCGTTCGCGTTCGCCCCGGAGGTCGCCGTTCCGGCGATGTTGATGCTCTCGATCGGCGACCCAGTGTCGGGCTATCTCGGCTCGAACGACGCGACGACGGCGAAGGAACTCGGCGTGCTCGGCGTCATGTTCCTCGTCTGTTTCGCGCTCGCGGTGCCGTTCACGGCCCCCTCGCGCCCGCCGACCGTCGGCGTCGCCGTCGCGGCCGCGGGCGCGCTCGGCGCGACGGCCGCGGACGGGCTGAAGCCGGTCGTCCGCGGCTACGTCATCGACGACAACCTCACCATCCCGCCGGCCGCCGGCGTGGCGATGACGGCCGTGCTGCTGTTCGTCGGCGGCTGA
- the glyS gene encoding glycine--tRNA ligase, with product MARQADVMELAKRRGFFFGANGAYGGVAGFYTYGPKGAALKDNLESAWRDRFTVKQGNHEIEAPTVMPEAVFEASGHLDGFDDMLVECPECGVSHRADHLVEGATDIEDAEALGPERVGELLGEHDVECPNCGATLAGEPIDEFNLMFETSIGPGSGQPGYLRPETAQGIFVEFPRLKEYARNRLPFGVTQIGPAYRNEISPRRGIIRVREFTQAELETFIDPESDEPPLEEVADVEVTLYPATEQDAEDGEPYETTVDEAVAEGVVGSDWVGYYLGIAQTWYERVGVDMDRFRFRQHLPGELAHYAADCWDAESEVSGDWVEITGFAYRGDYDLSKHAEHSGESFTVFKQYDEPKTVERATVAPDMATLGPEFGGRAGDVADALERLAERDPDAFEADEVTVDLDGDEVSVPTDLANFSVEEVTENGEHVTPHVVEPSFGIDRVLYTLVEHAYREDTVDGEERTYLALDPELAPTDAAVFPLVSNDDGLLELADEVTADLRAAGLAVEHDDSGSIGRRYRRQDEVGTPFCVTVDRDGLEGDGPDTVTLRERDTAAQVRVPVADAAAELETLLDPESDRAFEDLTSAYGAVETDVETA from the coding sequence ATGGCACGCCAGGCGGACGTCATGGAACTCGCGAAGCGCCGGGGGTTCTTCTTCGGCGCGAACGGCGCGTACGGCGGCGTCGCCGGCTTCTACACCTACGGCCCCAAGGGCGCGGCGCTGAAGGACAACCTCGAATCGGCCTGGCGGGACCGCTTCACCGTGAAGCAGGGCAACCACGAGATCGAGGCCCCGACCGTGATGCCCGAGGCCGTCTTCGAGGCGTCGGGCCACCTCGACGGCTTCGACGACATGCTCGTCGAGTGTCCCGAGTGTGGCGTCTCCCACCGCGCCGACCACCTCGTCGAGGGCGCGACCGACATCGAGGACGCCGAGGCGCTCGGGCCCGAGCGCGTGGGCGAACTGCTCGGCGAACACGACGTCGAGTGCCCGAACTGCGGCGCCACGCTCGCCGGCGAACCGATCGACGAGTTCAACCTCATGTTCGAGACGAGCATCGGCCCCGGCTCGGGCCAGCCCGGCTACCTCCGGCCCGAGACCGCGCAGGGCATCTTCGTGGAGTTCCCCCGGCTGAAGGAGTACGCCCGGAACCGCCTCCCGTTCGGCGTCACCCAGATCGGCCCGGCCTACCGGAACGAGATCAGCCCCCGGCGGGGCATCATCCGCGTCCGGGAGTTCACCCAGGCCGAACTCGAGACGTTCATCGACCCCGAGTCGGACGAGCCGCCACTCGAGGAGGTCGCGGACGTCGAGGTGACGCTGTACCCCGCCACGGAACAGGACGCGGAGGACGGCGAGCCGTACGAGACGACCGTCGACGAGGCGGTCGCGGAGGGCGTCGTCGGCTCCGACTGGGTCGGCTACTACCTCGGCATCGCCCAGACCTGGTACGAGCGCGTGGGCGTCGACATGGACCGGTTCCGGTTCCGCCAGCACCTCCCCGGCGAACTGGCCCACTACGCGGCCGACTGCTGGGACGCCGAGTCGGAGGTGTCGGGCGACTGGGTCGAGATCACCGGCTTCGCCTACCGTGGCGACTACGACCTCTCGAAACACGCCGAGCACTCCGGCGAGTCGTTCACCGTGTTCAAACAGTACGACGAGCCGAAGACCGTCGAGCGCGCGACCGTCGCCCCCGACATGGCGACGCTCGGGCCCGAGTTCGGCGGTCGGGCCGGCGACGTCGCCGACGCCCTGGAACGGCTCGCGGAGCGGGACCCGGACGCGTTCGAGGCCGACGAGGTGACCGTCGACCTCGACGGCGACGAGGTGTCGGTGCCGACCGACCTCGCGAACTTCTCGGTCGAGGAGGTCACGGAGAACGGCGAGCACGTCACGCCACACGTCGTCGAACCTTCGTTCGGCATCGACCGCGTGCTGTACACGCTCGTCGAGCACGCCTACCGCGAGGACACCGTCGACGGCGAGGAGCGCACGTACCTCGCGCTCGACCCGGAACTCGCGCCGACGGACGCCGCCGTGTTCCCGCTCGTCTCGAACGACGACGGTCTGCTCGAACTCGCCGACGAGGTGACCGCCGACCTGCGCGCGGCGGGCCTGGCGGTCGAACACGACGACTCGGGCTCGATCGGTCGGCGCTACCGCCGGCAGGACGAGGTCGGCACCCCCTTCTGTGTCACTGTCGACCGCGACGGCCTGGAGGGCGACGGGCCTGACACCGTCACGCTCCGCGAGCGCGACACGGCCGCCCAGGTGCGCGTGCCGGTCGCCGACGCGGCGGCGGAACTGGAGACGCTGCTCGACCCCGAGTCCGACCGGGCGTTCGAGGACCTGACGTCGGCCTACGGGGCGGTCGAGACCGACGTCGAGACCGCCTGA
- a CDS encoding CBS domain-containing protein, with protein sequence MNVADAMTPRAELVTVSLPGTRDDALEYLQEHRFSSVPVVKESDAGETYRGLVSRDDLIERPDEDQLALLMRDVPTVTPTTNLRDAAQLMVGSRIRRLPVVEENDGDALAGIVTVTDVVHAIAHGDAETEASCGDAAGDDVNTVYSGAPLPVAERELYFANVPYAIALDDEGEMDGMLTEVDILEVARVVEGADDTGDSIADEDDDWKWEGIKAVGSAYIPTRNVEIPAGAVTEFMTADVLTVSQTRSVQEAAQEMISNDIEQLPLVTGGDLAGIVRDVHLLEAL encoded by the coding sequence ATGAACGTAGCCGACGCGATGACGCCGCGGGCGGAGTTGGTCACCGTCTCGCTCCCTGGCACCCGCGACGACGCGCTGGAGTACCTGCAGGAACACCGCTTCTCGTCGGTCCCGGTCGTGAAGGAGTCGGACGCCGGCGAGACGTACCGCGGGCTCGTCTCGCGTGACGACCTCATCGAGCGCCCCGACGAGGACCAGCTGGCGCTGCTCATGCGGGACGTCCCGACGGTGACCCCGACGACGAACCTCCGGGACGCCGCACAGCTGATGGTCGGCTCGCGGATCCGCCGGCTCCCGGTCGTCGAGGAGAACGACGGCGACGCGCTCGCGGGCATCGTCACCGTCACGGACGTCGTCCACGCCATCGCCCACGGCGACGCCGAGACGGAGGCGTCCTGCGGCGACGCCGCCGGCGACGACGTCAACACCGTCTACAGCGGCGCGCCGCTCCCGGTCGCCGAGCGGGAACTCTACTTCGCCAACGTCCCGTACGCCATCGCGCTCGACGACGAGGGCGAGATGGACGGCATGCTCACCGAGGTCGACATCCTGGAGGTCGCCCGGGTCGTCGAGGGTGCCGACGACACCGGCGACTCCATCGCCGACGAGGACGACGACTGGAAGTGGGAGGGCATCAAGGCCGTCGGCAGCGCGTACATCCCGACCCGGAACGTCGAGATCCCCGCCGGAGCGGTCACCGAGTTCATGACCGCGGACGTGCTCACCGTCTCGCAGACGCGGTCGGTCCAGGAGGCCGCCCAGGAGATGATCTCGAACGACATCGAACAGCTCCCGCTGGTGACCGGCGGCGACCTCGCGGGCATCGTGCGGGACGTCCACCTCCTGGAGGCGCTCTGA
- a CDS encoding DNA primase: MDPRNARYPFFATAREAVSAAGVDLATLVAERDPAVERGRERVERALVEGTTESESPRDWEAREELLSYPLARILVSLLDSPAAVEKYAEAEARTAHERFTTDLAHDGPPDPSRTDLDALLREFDLADRTRPEDPPAGAPDPQWYHLGVGAYLGYVDPRWGDDWRLVNRELADGEVRVPRDGLFRVLREAVRERVAEGLPFEGVSDELADELEAEIADLRDLLADRAATADLDVVAPEHFPPCLSRLLDRARNGEGDEFDPQERFALLSFLAGLNLDVEGVVTLTEGGFSPEDVADEFASLRDESGAQYPPPSCETLGAYGICDDEDDHRRVAPHPLEFYARRLREADEVIDWRDRRRTDDSVAESKGN; this comes from the coding sequence ATGGACCCGCGCAACGCCCGCTACCCGTTCTTTGCGACCGCCCGCGAGGCGGTCAGTGCGGCGGGCGTGGACCTGGCGACGCTCGTCGCCGAGCGCGACCCGGCAGTCGAGCGCGGCCGCGAACGGGTCGAGCGCGCGCTGGTCGAGGGCACCACCGAGTCCGAGTCGCCCCGCGACTGGGAGGCCCGCGAGGAACTGCTCTCGTATCCGCTCGCGCGCATCCTCGTCTCGCTGCTCGACTCGCCCGCGGCGGTGGAAAAGTACGCCGAGGCTGAGGCCCGGACCGCCCACGAGCGGTTCACCACTGATCTCGCACACGACGGGCCGCCCGACCCCTCCCGGACCGACCTGGACGCGCTCCTCCGGGAGTTCGACCTGGCCGACCGCACGCGCCCCGAGGACCCGCCCGCCGGCGCGCCCGATCCGCAGTGGTACCACCTCGGCGTCGGCGCGTACCTCGGCTACGTCGACCCGCGCTGGGGCGACGACTGGCGGCTGGTGAACCGCGAACTCGCCGACGGCGAGGTCCGGGTCCCCCGCGACGGACTGTTTCGCGTGCTCCGGGAGGCGGTCCGCGAGCGCGTCGCCGAAGGGCTGCCGTTCGAAGGCGTGAGCGACGAACTGGCCGACGAACTCGAGGCCGAGATCGCCGACCTCCGGGACCTGCTCGCCGACCGCGCCGCCACCGCCGACCTCGACGTGGTCGCGCCCGAGCACTTCCCGCCGTGCCTCTCCCGCCTGCTCGACCGAGCAAGAAACGGCGAGGGCGACGAGTTCGACCCCCAGGAGCGGTTCGCGCTGCTCTCGTTTCTCGCCGGCCTCAACCTGGACGTCGAGGGCGTCGTGACGCTCACCGAGGGCGGATTCTCCCCCGAGGACGTCGCCGACGAGTTCGCGTCCCTCCGCGACGAGTCGGGGGCGCAGTACCCGCCGCCCTCCTGCGAGACGCTCGGCGCGTACGGGATCTGCGACGACGAGGACGACCACCGGCGCGTCGCGCCCCACCCGCTGGAGTTCTACGCCCGGCGGCTCCGCGAGGCCGACGAGGTGATCGACTGGCGCGACCGGCGGCGGACGGACGACTCGGTCGCGGAGTCGAAGGGGAACTGA
- a CDS encoding DUF7472 family protein, whose protein sequence is MEIDAEMRRKIAVSVGAVGVFIALVVTVGSQFTSNHHLNETGGYALVGIVALFVVLMGLVGLFLDRS, encoded by the coding sequence ATGGAAATCGACGCGGAGATGCGCCGGAAGATCGCCGTATCCGTCGGCGCTGTCGGCGTGTTCATCGCGCTCGTCGTCACGGTGGGGAGCCAGTTCACCAGCAACCACCACCTCAACGAGACGGGCGGGTACGCCCTCGTCGGCATCGTCGCGCTGTTCGTCGTGCTGATGGGACTCGTCGGCCTGTTCCTCGACCGCTCCTAG
- a CDS encoding SWIM zinc finger family protein has protein sequence MTHSVHTSASTARHTLPDDGLTGRAGRARREPMAVRALRDDTYLVDTEHDSYVVDLDGRSCTCPDYRLRGARCKHLRRVAMEVNEGLVPPPGKRDGVCAVCGESVFVPVDRGSYLCPAHSPERGEFVRDRETRSLLLVTRVTSERADERETEDGTVVADYGSNAEYGGHEPVIEAVYVGRAVTENGRMNVAGLRRYSFPASRLARVPAALRPNLAVVGV, from the coding sequence ATGACGCACTCAGTACACACATCCGCGTCCACAGCCCGTCACACCCTCCCCGACGACGGCCTCACCGGCCGCGCCGGGCGGGCCCGCCGCGAACCGATGGCGGTCCGGGCGCTCAGGGACGACACCTACCTCGTGGACACCGAGCACGACAGCTACGTCGTCGACCTCGACGGCCGTTCCTGTACGTGCCCGGACTACCGGCTCCGCGGGGCCCGCTGCAAGCACCTCCGCCGCGTCGCGATGGAGGTCAACGAGGGGCTCGTCCCCCCGCCGGGCAAACGCGACGGCGTCTGTGCGGTCTGTGGCGAGTCCGTCTTCGTCCCCGTCGACCGGGGGAGCTACCTCTGTCCCGCCCACAGCCCCGAACGCGGCGAGTTCGTGCGTGATCGCGAGACCCGGAGCCTGCTGCTCGTCACGCGCGTCACCAGCGAGCGGGCGGACGAGCGCGAGACGGAGGACGGGACCGTCGTCGCCGACTACGGCTCGAACGCGGAGTACGGCGGTCACGAACCGGTGATCGAGGCCGTGTACGTCGGCCGCGCGGTCACCGAGAACGGTCGGATGAACGTCGCGGGCCTGAGGCGCTACTCGTTTCCCGCCTCGCGGCTCGCTCGGGTCCCGGCGGCGTTGAGGCCGAACCTGGCGGTCGTCGGGGTCTGA
- the hjc gene encoding Holliday junction resolvase Hjc, whose translation MPGNPKGDRRERELVNRLDEAGFAVMRAPASGSSTDRELPDVLAGDGDVFYAVEAKSSSGDPIYLTGEEVEALIYFARNFGAAPKVGVRFDREDWAFFHPSDLHTTDGGNYRVKKETAVEDGESIADLKAAGEASGSDRSVAEVLNAVEQGVLSMDEAEAMLE comes from the coding sequence ATGCCGGGTAACCCGAAGGGCGACCGCCGCGAGCGAGAACTCGTCAACCGGCTGGACGAGGCCGGCTTCGCGGTGATGCGCGCGCCCGCCAGCGGCTCCTCCACCGACCGCGAACTGCCGGACGTGCTCGCGGGCGACGGCGACGTCTTCTACGCCGTCGAGGCGAAGTCCTCCTCGGGCGACCCGATCTACCTGACCGGCGAGGAGGTCGAGGCGCTCATCTACTTCGCGCGGAACTTCGGCGCGGCACCCAAGGTCGGCGTCCGCTTCGACCGCGAGGACTGGGCGTTCTTCCACCCGAGCGACCTCCACACGACCGACGGGGGCAACTACCGCGTCAAGAAGGAGACCGCGGTCGAGGACGGGGAGTCCATCGCGGACCTGAAGGCCGCCGGCGAGGCGTCCGGCAGCGACCGCTCGGTGGCCGAGGTGCTCAACGCCGTCGAGCAGGGCGTCCTCTCGATGGACGAGGCCGAGGCGATGCTGGAGTAG